CACAGGTCGCGGCCCCTTTTTCATGCGCTGGTGTCGCGGCGACGAGTTGATATCCCCGTGCGGTCTCAGAGCATGTCTTCGGGCCGAGGCTCGTCCACGATCTGATCCCGAATCTGGTCGAGCATTTCGAGCAACTTCTCGCGTTCAGGCCCATCGAGTTGATTCGCCATCGCGAGCAGGCTTTGCGGAGTGATGCGTTTTCGCTGCGCCGACCCGTCGGGCATGCGCCGAAGCGCAAGCCCCGGCGACGCGCTGAGCATGTCGCCGTTGCGTTCGATCAGATCGGCAATCTTGCGAAGCAGTGTCGCGGCAGTCGCCGGCGAGACACCATGCCCCACACGCACCCGCACCGGCACAAGACCCGGGTCGCCGGTCTCGCGGCGAAGCACCGTCGCCGTCACGACGTGCCCTTCGCTGTCGGCTGAAGGATCATCGGCGCGGTCATAGGTCTCGGCATTGAACCCTGTCAGATACACCGCGAGGTGTTTCGAATCGCTCATGATTTCCCTTTTCGCACTGCCCGCTCGATCCATCCTCCGCCCAGCACCAGACTTGGCTCATCACGCCCATACAGCACGATTGCCTGCCCCGGCGCCACAGCGAACTGAGGCTCGGCGAAGCGAACCTCAAAGCGGCCAGAGCGTCCCGATTGCGTCGCCGCATGACCCGGTGCAATCACGCGATACTCAGCCAGACATGCGTCACTGTTGTAGCGGTGCTGCGCTCGGCATGGTGTCCAGTCGGCTGCAGGCTCGACGAACCACTGCGCCTCGCCGCCGGTGCACGACTCAAAGTAGAGTTCCTCGCGCGAGCCCACGACAATTGTGTTGTCCGCAGTCCGCTTGTCGACAACGTAGATCGGGCTTCCGGCCGCAACGCCAACGCCGCGACGCTGCCCGATCGTGAAGCGATGGTGCCCCTGATGCCGACCGACTTCACGCCCGGCTGTGTCGATGATTTTCCCTTCGACGCGTAACTCAGGCCGCTGCCGCTCGACAAAACCCGCGTAGTCGTTGTCCGGGACAAAACAAATCTCCTGACTGTCGGGCTTGTCGAAGACAGGAAGCCCGAGCGCCTTGGCGCGCTCGCGCACTTCGGACTTGTGCATGCCTCCAATCGGGAGCATCATGTGGCCAATCGCATCGGCTGCCGCACCGAACAGGACGTACGACTGGTCCTTCGATTCATCCAGCCCCCGCATCAAACGCGGTCGTCCGTCACGCTGCTCGATGCGCGCGTAGTGCCCGCTCGCGACCAGATCGGCACCAAGCTGCTGCGCGTACGACTTGAGTTTCCCGAACTTGAGCCAATCGTTGCATCTGATACAGGGGTTGGGGGTGCGCCCGTCGGCATACTCGCTGACAAAGTGGCGGATGATGCGTCCGAAGTCTTCGCGGAAGTTGCAGACATAAAAAGGCACATCAAGAATCGCCGCGACCAATCTTGCGTCGGCCGCGTCCCCCACCGAACAGCACCCCTGATGTCCCACCTTGAGCGAACGCGTGTTGCAGCCGTCTCCCTCCTTGACGATGAGTTCATCGCCCGGGGAACCAAGCCGCATGAAGCACCCGATCACTTCGTATCCATCGTTGCGCAAAATCGCCGCGGCGACCGAGGAATCAACACCCCCGGACATCGCGACCAAGACCTTTCCCCGTGTTGCACGCATGAGCCTGATCGTAGGTGTGGTCAGATGCGCGGGAGCCCCGGCAGATCGTCGCCCGCATCGCTCACCGAAGGCTCGGCCAGAGGGATCGGGAGGTCGTCGGAAAGCGATGCCAAAGGAATCGAAGGCGACGGCTTGGGAGGCGGAGGAACCCTCGCTGCCAGGCTTGCAATGCGCTCTTCACGCCGTGCCGAAACCCGGGCGTCGCGCTCGCTGGCTGTCACGGCATTGTTGACAGCCCATGTCGCCATGTGCGATAGCTGAAGCAGAAAAAACAGAAACCCAACCGTCGCGATTCCACTCACCGAGACCGACCACATCAGCACCAACGCTGCCATCCCGCGCATCCCGACCGATCCGACAAGAATCATCGCCATGACGACCGCAGTCATAGTGCACAGCGCAATGACCGAACTCGCCAGACGGAAGCGCGTGCTCAGGCTCCCGTCGCCCGCCCAATCGCATAGCGCCGACAGATAGACACCCAGCGGCACAAGCGCCACCACGCACAGAAGCACAATGCCCAGCCCCGCCAGAAGCAGAACCTGAGCGATCAATGGTAAGCCCACGGGTGTACTCATCTGCGTCAAATATCCCGCAAAGATCAACCCTGCCGCGACGATGGGCAGCATGTGCACGACCCGAAGCGTCACGCGGAGTTTGCGATGATCCAGCACCGAGTCCCGCGGCAATCCGCTTGGCCGTTTCCACGTCGTGAGCCAGACTCCAGCCGCCCAAGCCGGCGTGAGCCCGAGCATTGACACGGGAACGATTGCGTACTGCCCCGTCCACCACGCTGCTGCAACCGTCACAATGGCACCGATCGAGACAACTGCGAGCAGAAGCAAAGCCCATCGCAGATGTCGCAGATAGTTCAGCGGTGCATCAACAAGATTGTCGCCAAACCTCCCGGATGGTCGGTGCATCACAATTGGCCGCCCGCACTCGGGGCAGACACCGCCAGCCACGAGCCCGATCAGGTCATACTCGCAGTTCGGGCAACGCTGATGCTCGCGGATCACCGATCCGCGCGAACGCCCTTGCAGACTCGAAGGCAACGAAGTCATATCGCTCGTTCTACCTCCCGCTGCCGCACGGGTTGCACTAGGCCAATGTGCCCGCTGCTGCAGCAACCGCCGCGTTGAACATCACCAATCCCGGCGTCTGGCGGCCTTCACGCGGACCAAGCCGCGTCCAGAATGGGTGCCGCGTCCAGTCCAGATACCGCTCAGGGTGCGGCATGAGTCCGAAAATCCGCCCGGTCGCGTCGCACACGCCGGCAATCGATCGGGCAGAACCATTGAAGTTTTCCCGATACCGCAGCGCGACCTGCCCGCTCGTTTCGAGGCGATCAAGCACCGCTTCGGACCGGGCGACCAGCCTCCCCTCGCCGTGCGCGCTCGGGAGCATCAGTTCATCCTCGCCATACCCCTCACGCCAAGGCGCAGTCCAGACGCACACCGAGTTGGCCGGCACCTCGACCCGAGTCCATTGATCGACGAAACTCCCGCCGACGTTGTGCGCCAGCGCCAGTTCCTGCTCAGGCCGCGCTAGAGGCATCCGTTCCCCGGGCGTCGGCCCCGGCAGAAGCCCAACCTGAACCATCACCTGAAACCCATTGCACGCCCCGATCATCAACGTGCCTCGATCCGCTGCTGCCCGCAAAGGCTGCCACAAATTTTCGCGGATCTTCATCGCCAGGATGCGCCCGGACGCGATGTCGTCACCATGGCTGAACCCGCCCGGAAAGCCGATCAGGTCTGCTCGCTCGATGGGCGAAGCATCCTCGATCAGGCGATCGATGTGAACCAGATCGACACCGGCCCCCGCCAGCGCGAACCCGCGCACCATCTCCGCTTCGCAGTTGGTCCCAGCAGTCCGAATCACCAGTGCCCGTACCATGCCGATCCCTCACAACTTCCCTTTGACGATAGGAGCGGCACCGGCGCGCCGAACCTCGGCCCTCCGTATAGTCTGGTGAAAGGAATCTCCATGCCCAAGGTCTACCCCTTCCAGGCTATTCAATACAACAAAGGGATCGGCGATGTCAGCACCCTCGTCGCGCCGCCCTATGACGTACTCAACGCGACACAGAAGGCGGACCTTGTGCGCCGCAACCCCGCCAACATTGTCGGGGCCGACCTGCCACACGTTCCTGCCAAGGAACTCGGCCCACCGCAGGCATACCGCGCCGCTGCCGATCTGATCGCACAGTGGACTGCCCAGGGCACGCTTTCGAAGCGATCAGCTCCCGCCATGTTTGCCTACGTTCAAACCTTCGACTTCCAGGGCCACCGATTCCGCCGCAAGGGCATCGCCTGCACCGTCGAAACACTGCCACTCGGCCCGCGCGACGGGGGCGGCGTTCTCCCCCACGAACACACCTTCTCCGGGCCAAAGGAAGACCGCCTCGCGCTCATGAAGTCAACCGCGATGCAGATCTCCCCGATCTTCGGGCTGCATGCCGACGAGTCCGGCCGCGCCACCGCGCTCATCGAACACGTCATCGCTTCTCGCTCTCCCGACATGACGGCAAACCTCGGCGACGGCGTTGTACATGAAGTCTGGACCATCGAAGACGCGCCGACCATCGCTGCGTATCAGGACGCACTCGCGGGAGAAGACATTTTCATCGCCGATGGCCATCATCGCTATAACACCGCAGTCAACTATCTTGCCCACCTCGAATCGCAGCAACCAGTTCCCGCCAGTCATCCCGCGCGGCGCACCATGTTTGTCATTGTCGGCATGTCCGACCCTGGGCTTGCCATCGGTCCAACTCATCGCGTCCTGGGCGGCATGAAGCACTACACCATCGAGAAGTTCATCGAAGCCTCGCAAGGGTTTCTCAACATTGAGCCCGTCGACAACGACCCGCACACGTTTGACAAGTCCATCGCCCACATCGCCGACCGCGAGGGTACCAATGTGTTTGGGATCATGGATTTTGCCACGGGTCTGTGCTATTGCGCGTGGTCCGTCGTCGATGATCCGCTTGAGGACCGTTTTCCCAAGATGCCCGAAGCCTGGCGGCGACTGGATGTCGCGATCATTCAGCACCTCATCGTCGAGGAAATCTGCCAGCCGATGCTCAACGAAGACAAACCCGTCACCTGGGCTTTCCCGCACTCGATCGATGAACTCCTCGAAATCGGACGCGGCGGCGAAACAGGCGCAGGTGGTGGCTCAGGATTCGCACAACTCGCTGTCGTCGTACGCCCCACGCCTCTGGCGTCGGTCCGCGATGTGAGTCTTGCCGGCGAGGTCATGCCTCAGAAGTCGACCTTCTTCTATCCCAAACTCGCGACCGGGCTGTTCCTCAATCCTCTGTCATGACCAGGCGCCGGTGAGCTTCTTCAACTGCCGAACGAAGCCATGCCAGGTAGGCAGAAGCCTTCTGCTCGCCTTCGAAGCGCGTTATTTCGTGTGCACCAAGCCTCACCACGCTCGTCGGGAGGTAGCGGACGTTGCCGAGTTCCAGCGCATCGCGCCGGTCATTGTCCGCATCGACATACACCGCAATGAACTCGCGCCGGATGAACGACTCGACCTCGGAATTCGACAGCGTGTGCCGCTTCATCTTCTGGCACGAACCGCACCAGTCCGCCGTCACGAACGCCAGCACGGGCTTGCCTGATTCATCGCTCTGCTCGGTCGCCATATTCAGCGTGATGTTGCGATCAAAAACCGCAGGCGTGGCTGCGACTCCTCCAAGTCTCGGAAGGACCATTGCCGCTGCTGCAATCCCGACGATGGCAACCAGAACTCCAAGTCGTTTCACAAACATGCTCCGTTCTGCCCCCGCTCTTGTTCAAACTCCGATCGCTCTGATCCTATTTCACATCTTTGACGAGCGAACCCAGCAGCGGCTCGATCAGCCTCCGCGTGGTTATCAGGCCAAAATCCAGCGAGCCACGCGTCACAATCGCCTCGCGAGCCCCTGCCGCCGACATGCGAGAAAGCCCCTCACGCACCGTCACGTTCTCATCGATGCGTAGCGGCGTACGCACCGGCCAGCCCTTCCCCGCATCCGGCACCCCCGAGATCAACCCCTCCACTCTCCCACGCTCGCGCATCACCACCACGGGGTCGCGTGCTGCACGCTGCACCGCTGCCGCCACGCGAGCACGATCCGCCGCATTGACCACCGACACCGAGGCCGTGAGAGGTACTGCGTGACGACCAACGGTCGTTCGACTCAGTTCCATTGCCTCATCGACCAGTGAAGCCTGAACTTCGCTGATCGCCCCGTGTGTCGCGCCTTCCTTGAGCATCCACGCGATTTGCGAACGACGGTCGGGCGTCGCCTTTTGCCCTCCAAAGGCACGCGACGCACCTCTGGCCAGCAGGACCACCAGCACCATCACAGGCCAGCACAACACACGCAAGACGCGAACCAGCCACACCAACCGATATGAAAACCGATCCGCCCCGACGCGAAACAACTCCTTGGGCAGCGATTCGCCAAACACCAGCAGCACCGGAGTCAGCGCCAACGTCTGCAACCCCACCACCCAGCCCTCTGAAAACCCCATCGAGAGCAGAGCCATGCTCAGTCCAAGAGCGCCCATATTGTTGAATACGTTGTTCCAGATCAGGAGCGTCGTCAACAGGCGATCGGGCTCATCGAGTTCCTGCTGCACCGCCACTGCTGCCGCATCAGGTGGCGTTTCGCCCGCACGCAGGCGAAGCCGGACACGATTGACACAGTAGAACCCCATCTCCAGCCCGCTGCACAAGGCCGAGCCGAAGAGTCCGACCACGCCAAGCGCAATGCCTGTCATCATCGACTCATTCATCGCCAATCTCCGTCGAGCCGAGTCGTCGCACGCGAACCCTCCGCACCGCACGCCCACGCAACTGACTCACTTCAAGCCTCAGGCCTCCGACTTCCACAGCGTCACCCACCACTGGCATACGTCCGAGTTCGGCCTGTACCAAACCCCCGATGGTGCTCACCCGTGCCGACCCGGTCCAGGGCTCGACCTCACCGAGTTCAAGTTCTTCCGCAAAATCCCGCAATCCCAGCCGCCCAGTCACAATCCACGCGCCTTCGCCCGCCGGCCTTATGTCTCGCGCATCGGCATCACCTGATCCGATACCCGCCGCAAGTTCATCGACAATGTCGTCAAGCAGCACCATGCCGATGATCGCGCCCATTTCGTCGACGCAGTACGCACACTCCGCCGCGCGCTGCGTCAGCACACCAAGCACCTGGTCGAGCCTGGCTTGCTCCGGGACGAACACGGGAGGCAACACCATGCCACCCTTAAGACCCGCCGCAACCCGACGAACGTCGATTGTCCCGCGAACATCGTTGTGCAACTCGTCACCGCTGATCGGAATGAACATCTGATCAGCATCGAGCACTTCTCCAATCGACCAATCTGCACGCACCCACTTCAGATCAATCCGAGGCGTCATGATTTCGCGCGCTCGCCGCAGCCGCAGTTCGAGCACGTCCTGCAGAAGCGCCTGCTCCTCAGCCGACAGGTGCAAACTCTCCATCTGCACTAGTTGGGTCAACTCGATTGTGCTCACCGACCCTGACGATTGATCGGGGTGAACCAGCCTCGACAAAGGTGCAATCACAAGCGAGTCCAGCACCGAAAGCACAGGCCACCCGATCTTGCGAAGCACATACAGGGGTCTGGCGATCATCAGGCACACCCACACACGGGCGCTTCCCGCTGCAATCTTCGCAAACACCTCGCCGAACAGAATCATCGCCAGAAGCGCAGCCCCAGTCATGATCGACGCGTGAAGCGGATCGGCAAAACGCAGCGAGAGCACCGAACTGACCGCGAAGTACGCGACGTTGATCGTCATGTTCAAAACGAGAATGAGGATCAGCAGCACGCGGGGAGAACCGAGCAGCACCCCCACGATCCGGGCGGTCGCATTTGATTGCATCGCGAGCTTTTCCCGGTCCGCAGCCGTGAGCCCGAACAGGGCCGTCTCCGAGCCTGACGCCAAGGCGGAAAGCACAAGAAGCAAGGGCAAGATCAGGAGTAATCCGTACAACTCACACCCGTTCCGGGCTTCAAGCCCGCATGACCCTATCATAAACCAATCGCACAGAAACTGGAAGCGACATTGACGCGAAAGGCAAAAGTCTGGACGATACAAGCACAGACTCAACCCACGGAGCACACGCGTGGCAAAGCATATCGGAATGGTTGGAATCAGCCCTGTCGGAGCGGCGTTGTGCTATCGACAACTTTTTCGACACGCAAGAGCAAATCTGCCCCCGCACGAGCATCCCGCCTTCACGATGCACTCGCTGCCGTTGCATGGCTTCCTTGAAGCGGTGCGACGCGACGACTGGCACCGCGTGGCCGCCCTCCTGCGACAGTCCGTCGACATCCTCGCCAATGCGGGCGCGCAGATCTGCTTCACCCCAGACAACATGGTTCAACACGCACTGCCCTTGATTGCCCGCAACTCCCCGATTCCATGGATCAGCATGGCTGAAACCGTTGCCGAAACAATTTCGAAAGACGGTCGCACACTCGTCGGCATCATCGGCACCACCATCGTGACCTCCGGCTCCACCTATCAGGCACATCTTGGGGTCAAAGGTATCAGAATCCACAAGCCTCAGCATGACGAAGCCGACACCATCCAGCGCATCATTCTTGAGCAACTTGTTCATGGTGTGCTCGACGACGCGAGCCTCGACGCTCTGCACGCGATTGTGGTGCAGATGAAGGAACGCGGGTGTGACGCTGTGCTCTTCGGGTGCAGCGAAGCCCCACTTCTTGTGGAAAAGGGAGATTGGGCGCTCCCTGTCTACGACTCGAACGACATCGTTGCCCGAGAAGTGTTCAACCGATCAACTCAGCCCTGATCGAAATGAACCGGACTCGACTCACTGGCTCGATTCAAGCGGGTATCCCGCCCGAGTCCACGCTTCGATTCCGCCATCGAACATCCGCGCCCGCTTCATGCGCATCTTGAGCAGTTCCTTTGTGACACCCTTGGCCACACCACTGCCCGGGTTGGTTCCGTACACCACGATGCTGCTGTGCTGTCCGATCGCGGGGTCAACCCCAGCAGGGGCGTGAAAGTCGGCTGGGCGAAGTGAGCGGGCGGTTGGAATATGCCCCGCGTTGTAATCTGCCAGTGGCCTGGCGTCGAGCACAATGACGCGCATCGGGTCACGTTCCTTTTCGTTGAGCATCTGTCGCAGTGCAGCCACATCCACATACTGGATGTCCTTGTCCGTCACATTGCGTTCTCCGCAACCCCCCAGAATTGCAGTGATTCCAAGACAAATTGACCCCGAAATCGGTAGAAATGACCTCATAGTCTGACCCCCAATACATCAACCCACGAAATATGGAACAAAACACCGAACTGAACGTTCAACAGAAGAGAATACTCCCGTCAGGGGCTTCGTGCACCCCGTACCAAACGATTCCCTCACCATGACGAACCACATCGCCACTCTCGCCATCGCTGGTTCCCTCTTGGTTTCAACCGTGGATGCCAAGGCCAGTGTGCCTCCGTCCGACGAGGGCCCCAAAGCGACGTTCACGCTCATTTCCGATGTGTCGCACGCCAAACCCGGAGATGTCTTCTGGATTGCAGTGCAGTTCAAGATTGAGCCAGAGTGGCATATCTACTGGCCCGGACAGAACGACACCGGCATCGCTCCGATCTTCAACTGGACTCTGCCGAGCGGCTGGAAGATCGGTCAACCGCGATGGACAGCACCGAGGCGCTACGAAACGAATAGCGACATGCTCGACCATGTGCTCGAAGGCTCGCCTGTGATTCTTTTCCCCGTGCAGATCGCGCCGGATGCAGCGCTCGGCTCGACCCAGCAGATCGAAGCCGACATCGAGTGGTTTGTCTGCCGCGATGTCTGCCTCGCGGAGTTCGACCAGGCTTCGCTCTCGCTGACGATCGCAGAATCCACAGTCCTTTCTCCCACAGAAGCTCGCGTCCGTGCGCACAAGGCTGCGCTTCCGGCAGCGTGGCCCGCGTCAGACGCCCCCATAGAAATCAATCGGCCAGGGGCGAACTCGTTGAGCGTGTCGAGCTCGCTCCCGGGTGTCCTGTCGTTTTATCCCGCTGCGAGTGGCCGAGGGGTGCTCGATATCGCCGAATCGTGCCAGACCCGCTCGGGCACGTTGCGCATCGAGTTCGCGTCTGAGTCGCGGGCTCCGGTCGTGGGCATCGTGCATTTTGCTGGCGACGATGGGTCGTCATACGCTTATCTGTATCGTGATCCCGTTGAGCCGGATGCTCGGCGAGACGGATTTGAGATCAGGTTGGACACCGTGAAACAAGAAGCATCAAAGGAGTGAATCATCATGAATCTGCGTACGACGAAGATTGCTGTTCTTATTGCAGCCATGGGTATTGCCGGCACTGCCTTCGGCCAAGCCGAAGCCATCAAACCCATCACGAAAGACGCTGAAAAACAGGTTGAGAAGATTGAGAAGAAACTCGACCAGACCGGCAAGGACATCACCAAGAGCATCGAGAAGATGAAGGCAGCCAAGAAGTTCGAGTTCGGGCAGGCTGCGCCTGAGTTCGAACTGGTCGATTCGGCCGGCAAGAAGCATGTCCTCAGCGAGTACGTCGCGGCGGGCAATGTCGTTGTGCTCGAGTGGTTCAACCCGCAATGCCCGGCAGTCGTCAAGCACTACAACGCTGAAGGCACCGGCACCACGCTCAAGATCGAGAAGGAACTGGCCAACGAAAAGGTCGTCTGGCTGCGCATCAACTCGGGCAGCGAAGAGAGCAAGACCAGCGGCAAGGAATACACCGAGAAGGTTCGCAAGGACTGGAAGATCGCCAGCCCGGTGCTGCTCGACATGGACGGCAAGATCGGACGCAAGTACGCCGCCCGCGTCACGCCCGAAATGTTCATCATCAACCGCGAGGGCGTGGTCGCGTAT
This is a stretch of genomic DNA from Phycisphaeraceae bacterium. It encodes these proteins:
- a CDS encoding DUF1015 domain-containing protein, which produces MPKVYPFQAIQYNKGIGDVSTLVAPPYDVLNATQKADLVRRNPANIVGADLPHVPAKELGPPQAYRAAADLIAQWTAQGTLSKRSAPAMFAYVQTFDFQGHRFRRKGIACTVETLPLGPRDGGGVLPHEHTFSGPKEDRLALMKSTAMQISPIFGLHADESGRATALIEHVIASRSPDMTANLGDGVVHEVWTIEDAPTIAAYQDALAGEDIFIADGHHRYNTAVNYLAHLESQQPVPASHPARRTMFVIVGMSDPGLAIGPTHRVLGGMKHYTIEKFIEASQGFLNIEPVDNDPHTFDKSIAHIADREGTNVFGIMDFATGLCYCAWSVVDDPLEDRFPKMPEAWRRLDVAIIQHLIVEEICQPMLNEDKPVTWAFPHSIDELLEIGRGGETGAGGGSGFAQLAVVVRPTPLASVRDVSLAGEVMPQKSTFFYPKLATGLFLNPLS
- a CDS encoding rhodanese-like domain-containing protein, encoding MTDKDIQYVDVAALRQMLNEKERDPMRVIVLDARPLADYNAGHIPTARSLRPADFHAPAGVDPAIGQHSSIVVYGTNPGSGVAKGVTKELLKMRMKRARMFDGGIEAWTRAGYPLESSQ
- a CDS encoding thioredoxin family protein, with amino-acid sequence MKRLGVLVAIVGIAAAAMVLPRLGGVAATPAVFDRNITLNMATEQSDESGKPVLAFVTADWCGSCQKMKRHTLSNSEVESFIRREFIAVYVDADNDRRDALELGNVRYLPTSVVRLGAHEITRFEGEQKASAYLAWLRSAVEEAHRRLVMTED
- a CDS encoding DUF21 domain-containing protein, producing MPLLLVLSALASGSETALFGLTAADREKLAMQSNATARIVGVLLGSPRVLLILILVLNMTINVAYFAVSSVLSLRFADPLHASIMTGAALLAMILFGEVFAKIAAGSARVWVCLMIARPLYVLRKIGWPVLSVLDSLVIAPLSRLVHPDQSSGSVSTIELTQLVQMESLHLSAEEQALLQDVLELRLRRAREIMTPRIDLKWVRADWSIGEVLDADQMFIPISGDELHNDVRGTIDVRRVAAGLKGGMVLPPVFVPEQARLDQVLGVLTQRAAECAYCVDEMGAIIGMVLLDDIVDELAAGIGSGDADARDIRPAGEGAWIVTGRLGLRDFAEELELGEVEPWTGSARVSTIGGLVQAELGRMPVVGDAVEVGGLRLEVSQLRGRAVRRVRVRRLGSTEIGDE
- a CDS encoding phosphoribosylformylglycinamidine synthase subunit PurQ, giving the protein MVRALVIRTAGTNCEAEMVRGFALAGAGVDLVHIDRLIEDASPIERADLIGFPGGFSHGDDIASGRILAMKIRENLWQPLRAAADRGTLMIGACNGFQVMVQVGLLPGPTPGERMPLARPEQELALAHNVGGSFVDQWTRVEVPANSVCVWTAPWREGYGEDELMLPSAHGEGRLVARSEAVLDRLETSGQVALRYRENFNGSARSIAGVCDATGRIFGLMPHPERYLDWTRHPFWTRLGPREGRQTPGLVMFNAAVAAAAGTLA
- a CDS encoding redoxin domain-containing protein codes for the protein MNLRTTKIAVLIAAMGIAGTAFGQAEAIKPITKDAEKQVEKIEKKLDQTGKDITKSIEKMKAAKKFEFGQAAPEFELVDSAGKKHVLSEYVAAGNVVVLEWFNPQCPAVVKHYNAEGTGTTLKIEKELANEKVVWLRINSGSEESKTSGKEYTEKVRKDWKIASPVLLDMDGKIGRKYAARVTPEMFIINREGVVAYHGAIDSDPSTRKVGDDLWVRDAVRAVIAGETVEKPQTKAVGCSIKYAPEKKADAQD
- a CDS encoding DUF21 domain-containing protein, which translates into the protein MNESMMTGIALGVVGLFGSALCSGLEMGFYCVNRVRLRLRAGETPPDAAAVAVQQELDEPDRLLTTLLIWNNVFNNMGALGLSMALLSMGFSEGWVVGLQTLALTPVLLVFGESLPKELFRVGADRFSYRLVWLVRVLRVLCWPVMVLVVLLARGASRAFGGQKATPDRRSQIAWMLKEGATHGAISEVQASLVDEAMELSRTTVGRHAVPLTASVSVVNAADRARVAAAVQRAARDPVVVMRERGRVEGLISGVPDAGKGWPVRTPLRIDENVTVREGLSRMSAAGAREAIVTRGSLDFGLITTRRLIEPLLGSLVKDVK
- the mnmA gene encoding tRNA 2-thiouridine(34) synthase MnmA, with amino-acid sequence MRATRGKVLVAMSGGVDSSVAAAILRNDGYEVIGCFMRLGSPGDELIVKEGDGCNTRSLKVGHQGCCSVGDAADARLVAAILDVPFYVCNFREDFGRIIRHFVSEYADGRTPNPCIRCNDWLKFGKLKSYAQQLGADLVASGHYARIEQRDGRPRLMRGLDESKDQSYVLFGAAADAIGHMMLPIGGMHKSEVRERAKALGLPVFDKPDSQEICFVPDNDYAGFVERQRPELRVEGKIIDTAGREVGRHQGHHRFTIGQRRGVGVAAGSPIYVVDKRTADNTIVVGSREELYFESCTGGEAQWFVEPAADWTPCRAQHRYNSDACLAEYRVIAPGHAATQSGRSGRFEVRFAEPQFAVAPGQAIVLYGRDEPSLVLGGGWIERAVRKGKS
- a CDS encoding aspartate/glutamate racemase family protein; this translates as MAKHIGMVGISPVGAALCYRQLFRHARANLPPHEHPAFTMHSLPLHGFLEAVRRDDWHRVAALLRQSVDILANAGAQICFTPDNMVQHALPLIARNSPIPWISMAETVAETISKDGRTLVGIIGTTIVTSGSTYQAHLGVKGIRIHKPQHDEADTIQRIILEQLVHGVLDDASLDALHAIVVQMKERGCDAVLFGCSEAPLLVEKGDWALPVYDSNDIVAREVFNRSTQP